The following nucleotide sequence is from Thermococcus sp..
TTAAGAGCATGAGCTCTTCCATGAGGAAGGAGATTAGAATACCACTGGCGATGGTTATAATCAGGCCCGCAAAGCTCTTTGACATAAGTGAGGTCATGAGGATAGAGCGCGAGTCCTTCAGGGAGGCTTACCCAAGGGGGATTTTCCTCGTCTTCCTTGAGAACAATCCCGATACTTTTCTGGTTGCGGAATACAACGGAAAGGTTATCGGCTACGTAATGGCCTACCTGAGGCCGGACCTTGAGGGGCACATAATGAGCATAGCCGTTGATCCAGCGTACAGGGGAAACGGCATAGGCTCGGCCCTCCTGACGGAGGCCATAGAGAGGCTCATAAAGAGGGGCGCCCGCTACATCGGCCTCGAAGTGAGGGTCAGCAACGAGAAGGCGATAAGGCTCTACGAGCGCTTCGGCTTCAAGAAGGTGAAGAGGATCGTAGGCTACTACGCCGACGGTGAAGATGCATACTATATGATTTTACCGGCTGAGGAGTGGAGGGGGAGCTGATGATAGTCTTTTACCTCAGCGGGAACAGGGTTTTCTCAACCGATAAGAACGCGATAGACGGCCTTTACAACAACCGCCACTACGGCAAGCTCGTCAACGGGAAGGTGTTCCTCTCTCTAATTGAGGCGGCCTATCTGGTGGAGAGGGGAAAGATAGAGGTCAGGGACGGCAGGAGAAGGCTAACCCTTGAGGAGATTATGAAGCTCGGAAGGAAGGAAGACGAGCTGTTCGATGCCAAGTACCTCGTCTACAAGGATTTGAGGGATAGGGGCTACACCGTAAAGTCGGGTTTAAAGTTCGGCTCCCACTTCAGGGTTTACAGGAGAGGAATGGATGAACATTCGCAGTGGCTCGTCTGGGTTGTCCCCGAGCATAAAACGCTTACGCCCCACGACGTGACGGCTCGCGTGAGAGTAGCCCACGGCGTCAGAAAGGAGATGATAATGGCCGTTGTTGACGACGACGGTGATGTTACATACTATAAGGTCGAGTGGGTGAAGTTTTGAGAACCATGCAATCCTCAGTTCATTTCAATTTGATCTCCGCTGCAAAATCTTTAAATAAGAGGGAGAATCTCCCCACTAGGGGAATAATGTGGACTTACTAATGGGAATACTAATTTTCGCTTTGATATGGGCAGGCCCCTCAGCCATTCTTTCGGCGTGGCTTATGTCAAAGATTTCCAAGGAGAAGCTTTTAAATGGGTTCGTTGGATCGCTGGTAATAACAACGGGTTTTATATTCGCAGTGATAGGAGCCATTAAATTATCCTCAACACTCCACAACGACATTATAGCACAGATTACAATTCTCGCTTACTTTCCCCTTGCAGGCTTTGTGTGGGGTGGCTTGGACTACTTAAAGGAGCACGAATTAGAGATCGCTCAACTTCTAACGAAACTTGGCATTCCACCACTGGCGGCAGTGATTGTGGGGGCCGTTGAGATTGCGGGAGCAGTATTACCTCCTATATTTCTGCTCTTGGAGCTTCTCCAATCAATGATCCCTGGAATTTACTGGCTTATTGTAAGGTTACTCCTCAAAAAGATCCTCAGGATGAAGGAGGCTCTTAAATTTGAACTCTTACTGGCAGGCATTGGGTTTATATCGGGGAAATTGGCTTACTCACTCTTGTTCATACTCCACAGAGGTCTTACCCCTGTATCAGAAGCAAAGGTCTTACTATTGCTTCCACTCGTACCGTATATAGTTATCGGGATCATAGATAGCGTATTCAACATCCGGATTGAGAGAAAAAACCTCAAGGAGAGAGCAGTTTTAGTTATCCTATCACTGTACCTCTCGATTGCATTTGTGGTGTACGTCAATTTTGTATTGGAGATGCTGGCTCACGGGAGCGCATAAAAACCAAAGAGAAAAGAAAGTCCGCTTATTCCAATGGACTGTTTCTGGATTATCCAGACTTCTCCCCGTTGAGCCTTTCCCGTATTCACCTGCGATCCATGGAAGATAAACGGGCGTAAGAATCATCTCATATAGATACGCTCAGAACCCTGAACTCAAGAAAACCTATGAGATTGCCAGAGACACGTTGGGTAGCCATCACAAGGAAAACCGCCCCTGGTGGATACCATAGGAGGATAACCTCAAGCGCGAACCTCGTGAAGCCTGATTGTGGACAGGTTGATTGAAAGAGTGAGGAAAACACAAAAACCTCACTTCAAAAAGCCAGTCTTCTTCCCCAGGTCTTCGAAGGCGTCTATAACGTACTGCAGGTCCTCCTTGCTGTGGGCCGCGGAAGGTTCGAGCCTTATTCTGGCAGTTCCGAGCGGGACGGTTGGATAGACTATCGCCTGGGCAAAGATGTTGTACTCGTCGTAGAGCCTCCTGCTGAACTCTTGGGCGAGCTTCTCGTCGTAGAGCATAACGGGAGTAATCGGGTGCTTTGTGTTGCCGAGGTCGTATCCGAGGTCTCTCAATCCTTTCTGGAGGAAGTGGGTGTTGTCCCAGAGCTTTCTGACGAGCTCGTCGCTCCTCTGGAGTATTTCAACGGCAGCTATGGCAGCGGCGACATCGGGCGGATTCGGCGCGCTTGAGAAGAGGAACGGCCTTGCCCTCTGGCGGAGGTACTCGATTGCCTCCTCTGGACCGGCTACGTAGCCGCCTATGACACCGAAGGCTTTACTTAAAGTTCCCATCTCGAAGTCAACCTTGTCGTGGAGATTGAAGTGGTCTACAATTCCTCTTCCGCTGTCGCCGAGAACGCCTTCACCGTGTGCATCGTCAATGTAGAGTATGGCATCGTACTGTTCGGCAAGCTCAGCCATCTCCGGGAGAGGAGCGAGGTCACCGTCCATGGAGAAAACTCCATCGCTGACGATGATTTTCTTCTTCTTGTCCTTGTTCTCCTTGAGCTTCCTCTCAAGGTCTTCCACGTCTATGTGCTTGTAAATCACCTTTGGAGCACCGCTGAGGCGCATTCCGTCTATTATGCTCGCGTGGTTCAGCTCTTCGCTTATGAACACTCCATCTTCGCCCTTCTTGAGGAGGGCACTTATGGCTCCAAGGTTGGCGTTGTAACCGCTC
It contains:
- a CDS encoding glycine C-acetyltransferase → MGKLDWIREELQELKEKGLYVTIRKLESPQGPWVVVDGKRVLNMCSNNYLGLAAHPEIRYAAIRAILDYGVGAGAVRTIAGTMELHVELEEKLAKFKKREAAILFQSGYNANLGAISALLKKGEDGVFISEELNHASIIDGMRLSGAPKVIYKHIDVEDLERKLKENKDKKKKIIVSDGVFSMDGDLAPLPEMAELAEQYDAILYIDDAHGEGVLGDSGRGIVDHFNLHDKVDFEMGTLSKAFGVIGGYVAGPEEAIEYLRQRARPFLFSSAPNPPDVAAAIAAVEILQRSDELVRKLWDNTHFLQKGLRDLGYDLGNTKHPITPVMLYDEKLAQEFSRRLYDEYNIFAQAIVYPTVPLGTARIRLEPSAAHSKEDLQYVIDAFEDLGKKTGFLK
- the endA gene encoding tRNA-intron lyase, giving the protein MIVFYLSGNRVFSTDKNAIDGLYNNRHYGKLVNGKVFLSLIEAAYLVERGKIEVRDGRRRLTLEEIMKLGRKEDELFDAKYLVYKDLRDRGYTVKSGLKFGSHFRVYRRGMDEHSQWLVWVVPEHKTLTPHDVTARVRVAHGVRKEMIMAVVDDDGDVTYYKVEWVKF
- the rimI gene encoding ribosomal protein S18-alanine N-acetyltransferase, with the protein product MSSSMRKEIRIPLAMVIIRPAKLFDISEVMRIERESFREAYPRGIFLVFLENNPDTFLVAEYNGKVIGYVMAYLRPDLEGHIMSIAVDPAYRGNGIGSALLTEAIERLIKRGARYIGLEVRVSNEKAIRLYERFGFKKVKRIVGYYADGEDAYYMILPAEEWRGS